One region of Salinirubrum litoreum genomic DNA includes:
- a CDS encoding GNAT family N-acetyltransferase, with product MIRRARPTDRSALDRLQSHLSRPSPDLLAAALADVSVPDPAESPATGATPGAALSAFDVFVAVGETGAVVGYLLAVRGDPTHVAEVVVAPDHRRQGYGAALFDRLFAAVAERHADADSHLVRLAVSPDDDRACSFYRSLGFEASQYDADYYGDDPALLLVKPVDGESA from the coding sequence GTGATCCGCCGCGCGAGACCGACCGACCGGTCTGCACTCGACCGTCTCCAGTCGCATCTCTCACGGCCGAGTCCGGACCTGCTGGCGGCGGCGCTGGCCGATGTGTCTGTGCCGGACCCGGCCGAGTCGCCGGCGACGGGGGCGACTCCCGGGGCCGCGCTCTCGGCGTTCGACGTGTTCGTCGCGGTCGGAGAGACGGGGGCGGTCGTCGGCTACCTGCTGGCGGTTCGTGGCGATCCGACCCACGTCGCGGAGGTCGTCGTCGCCCCCGACCACCGGCGACAGGGCTACGGTGCGGCGCTGTTCGACCGCCTGTTCGCCGCCGTCGCCGAGCGACACGCGGACGCCGACTCCCACCTCGTCAGACTGGCCGTCTCGCCGGACGACGACCGGGCGTGCTCCTTCTACCGGTCGCTCGGCTTCGAGGCGTCGCAGTACGACGCCGACTACTACGGCGACGATCCGGCGCTCCTGCTCGTGAAACCGGTCGACGGGGAGTCGGCGTGA
- a CDS encoding phosphoribosylaminoimidazolesuccinocarboxamide synthase: MTSVKEFRVDREPTAEELGRGAFVFTDDYSVFDWGTMPDTIPGKGASLCTMGAFNFELFDVNHIPTHYRGVVDPASVSDADESGESTADAGTREIVDLGDAPSAPREMAIDLTQVPDLPYDAGEYDYEAFHREAGENYLIPLEIVFRNTVPLGSSLRKRREPAELDLDYDEWPDEVVDLPRPVVEFSTKFEEQDRYLSRDEADAIAGHASVDRLEELALAVNHMLTDRASRADFTHEDGKIECLYHDGAIKVADVAGTFDENRFGYAGQEVSKEVVRQWYKREQPEWVEAVGDAKAEADAQGVADWRTLCAVEPRELPHDVRQAVANLYAAGANAYTGSEWFEAPDIDAAVDAVRDL; the protein is encoded by the coding sequence ATGACCAGCGTGAAGGAGTTCCGCGTCGACCGGGAGCCGACCGCCGAGGAACTGGGCCGTGGGGCGTTCGTCTTCACCGACGACTACTCCGTCTTCGACTGGGGGACGATGCCCGACACGATTCCGGGGAAGGGCGCGAGTCTCTGCACGATGGGCGCGTTCAACTTCGAGTTGTTCGACGTGAACCACATCCCGACCCACTACCGGGGCGTGGTCGACCCGGCGAGCGTGTCGGACGCCGACGAGAGTGGCGAGTCGACAGCCGACGCCGGGACCCGCGAAATCGTCGACCTCGGCGACGCGCCCAGCGCGCCCCGTGAGATGGCCATCGATCTGACGCAAGTGCCCGATCTACCCTACGACGCGGGCGAGTACGACTACGAGGCGTTCCACCGCGAGGCGGGCGAGAACTACCTGATCCCCCTCGAGATCGTCTTCCGGAACACCGTTCCCCTCGGGTCCAGCCTCCGGAAACGCCGAGAGCCGGCAGAACTCGATCTGGACTACGACGAGTGGCCCGACGAGGTCGTCGATCTCCCCCGGCCGGTCGTCGAGTTCTCTACGAAGTTCGAGGAACAGGACCGCTACCTCTCCCGCGACGAGGCGGACGCAATCGCGGGCCACGCGAGCGTCGACCGACTCGAAGAACTCGCGCTCGCCGTGAACCACATGCTCACCGACCGGGCGAGTCGCGCCGACTTCACCCACGAGGACGGGAAGATCGAGTGTCTCTACCACGACGGCGCGATCAAAGTCGCGGACGTGGCCGGCACCTTCGACGAGAACCGGTTCGGCTACGCCGGCCAGGAGGTCTCGAAGGAGGTCGTCCGCCAGTGGTACAAGCGCGAACAGCCAGAGTGGGTCGAGGCCGTCGGGGACGCGAAAGCCGAGGCCGACGCGCAGGGCGTCGCCGATTGGCGGACGCTCTGTGCCGTCGAACCCCGCGAGTTGCCCCACGACGTGCGGCAGGCGGTCGCGAACCTCTACGCCGCCGGTGCCAACGCCTACACCGGTTCGGAGTGGTTCGAAGCGCCCGACATCGACGCGGCGGTCGACGCGGTGCGGGACCTGTAA
- a CDS encoding TatD family hydrolase yields the protein MESLGMPVLDDHLHLDPGSGQGMDAVEDFAVVGGTHLLVVNKPSWHLGVEAETGDDFHAVFEETIDIVERATERLRGRAWSVLGVHPGLISRLVDERGFSPAEARDLMQAGLDVAAEYVASGEALALKSGRPHYDVSDAVWDASNAVMCHAFELGADLDCAVQLHTEGADDLTEIAEWAEERDLPRERVVKHYASGSLVGPTPSVMCRKEWLETAVGRDVPFLMETDFVDDPDRPGAVMGPKTVPRRVRWLLEEGHDEAMRRAHVETPRDVYGIDTEATLE from the coding sequence ATGGAGTCACTCGGGATGCCGGTCCTCGACGACCACCTCCACCTCGATCCGGGATCGGGGCAGGGGATGGACGCGGTCGAGGACTTCGCGGTCGTCGGCGGGACACACCTGCTGGTCGTGAACAAACCCTCGTGGCACCTCGGCGTGGAGGCCGAGACGGGCGACGACTTCCACGCGGTGTTCGAGGAGACGATCGACATCGTCGAACGAGCCACCGAGCGACTGCGCGGCCGGGCGTGGTCGGTGCTGGGTGTCCACCCCGGGCTGATCTCACGGCTGGTGGACGAACGGGGCTTCTCGCCCGCCGAGGCGCGCGACCTGATGCAGGCCGGACTCGACGTGGCGGCGGAGTACGTCGCGTCGGGTGAGGCGCTGGCGCTGAAGTCCGGCCGACCGCACTACGACGTGAGCGACGCGGTGTGGGACGCCTCGAACGCGGTGATGTGCCACGCCTTCGAACTCGGGGCCGACCTGGACTGTGCGGTCCAACTGCACACCGAGGGTGCGGACGACCTGACCGAGATCGCGGAGTGGGCAGAAGAGCGGGACCTCCCGCGTGAGCGCGTCGTCAAACACTACGCGTCGGGGAGTCTCGTCGGCCCGACACCCTCGGTGATGTGCCGGAAGGAGTGGTTAGAGACGGCCGTGGGACGCGACGTGCCGTTTCTGATGGAGACGGACTTCGTGGACGACCCGGACCGGCCGGGTGCGGTGATGGGACCGAAGACGGTGCCGCGTCGGGTCCGGTGGTTGCTGGAGGAGGGCCACGACGAGGCCATGCGGCGTGCACACGTCGAGACGCCACGGGACGTGTACGGGATCGATACCGAAGCGACGCTAGAGTGA
- the purS gene encoding phosphoribosylformylglycinamidine synthase subunit PurS, producing the protein MTAYTATVVVRLKHGVLDPEAETTQRALERLGFELDDLRSADRFEIDLDAPDAGTAEEEAAEMAERLLANPTIHDYDVTVAERATPEA; encoded by the coding sequence ATGACCGCCTACACCGCGACCGTCGTCGTCCGACTGAAACACGGCGTCCTCGACCCGGAGGCCGAGACGACACAGCGCGCACTGGAACGACTCGGCTTCGAACTCGACGACCTGCGCTCGGCCGACCGCTTCGAGATCGACCTCGACGCGCCCGACGCCGGGACCGCCGAAGAGGAGGCCGCGGAGATGGCCGAACGCCTGCTGGCGAACCCGACGATCCACGACTACGACGTGACCGTCGCGGAGCGCGCGACCCCGGAGGCGTAG
- a CDS encoding succinylglutamate desuccinylase/aspartoacylase family protein, whose protein sequence is MELPDADPGTVVRGTLDATDLPTGGTESLPVVVAEGTEPGPTLWLTGGVHGDEATGVAVAQDAVRADLPERLRGTVVSVPVVNPAGVRRNSRVSYYGDDDPNRYFPDPGSESESPRPPEVQERIDSRLYDLLVSSADALIDLHTAQIGSVPFSIRDRVLYGDRREESTAAELAEELSDLVSAFGLPVVTEYPTGEYLDQSLQRSTAGAVLNGAGIPAFTAELGGHSVVDSNWVRAGVAGVYGVLAHLEMVDSVPSEVADPGAGVPDAPVEFPVRRFVGPRTEVAGLVRHRAAPGDAVESGQVVAEIVGPAGESRGTVESEYDGYVLGLAEGLAVYEGDPVASMAVRDDDGLVGAREE, encoded by the coding sequence ATGGAACTCCCAGACGCGGACCCGGGGACCGTCGTTCGCGGGACGCTCGACGCGACCGATCTGCCGACCGGCGGGACCGAGTCGCTCCCGGTGGTGGTCGCCGAGGGCACGGAACCGGGACCGACGCTGTGGCTCACCGGCGGGGTCCACGGCGACGAGGCGACCGGGGTCGCTGTCGCACAGGACGCCGTGCGCGCGGACCTCCCGGAACGACTGCGCGGGACCGTGGTCTCCGTCCCGGTCGTGAATCCGGCCGGAGTTCGGCGGAATTCTCGGGTGTCGTACTACGGCGACGACGATCCGAACCGCTACTTTCCCGATCCGGGGTCCGAGTCGGAGTCGCCTCGTCCGCCGGAGGTACAGGAGCGTATCGACAGCAGGCTGTACGATCTGCTCGTCTCGTCGGCCGACGCGCTGATCGACCTGCACACCGCACAGATCGGGTCGGTGCCCTTTTCGATTCGGGACCGCGTGCTGTACGGCGACCGGCGCGAGGAGTCGACAGCGGCGGAACTGGCCGAGGAGTTGTCCGACCTCGTCTCGGCGTTCGGGCTCCCGGTCGTGACGGAGTACCCGACCGGCGAGTATCTCGACCAGTCGCTCCAGCGGTCGACCGCCGGCGCGGTGTTGAACGGGGCGGGCATTCCGGCGTTCACGGCCGAATTAGGGGGGCACAGCGTCGTCGACTCGAACTGGGTGCGGGCCGGCGTCGCGGGCGTGTACGGCGTGCTGGCACACCTGGAGATGGTCGATTCGGTGCCCAGCGAGGTGGCCGATCCGGGTGCCGGCGTGCCGGACGCACCGGTCGAATTTCCGGTCCGGCGGTTCGTCGGTCCGCGAACCGAGGTCGCGGGACTGGTCCGCCATCGCGCCGCACCGGGTGACGCGGTGGAATCGGGGCAGGTCGTTGCGGAAATCGTCGGCCCGGCGGGTGAGTCGCGGGGTACAGTCGAGAGCGAGTACGACGGTTACGTGCTCGGTCTCGCGGAGGGGTTGGCGGTCTACGAGGGTGATCCGGTGGCGAGCATGGCTGTGCGGGACGACGACGGGTTGGTGGGTGCGAGAGAGGAGTGA
- a CDS encoding DUF92 domain-containing protein, with protein MTSRVRRAGGFALVGTLALAAPALGAAAAAPFVAVALLAAFVVTEGRLFELFARPGDHEDGQLNGLAGFALAATGLALLTTVPREEFRMPATVFATSVLVLSYGNLTEQVVRTQSDDPFPRVAGFAGGGFLAGSLGGLAVQFAEGTALTALDAPTSAFLAATGVLVAALLRTMLFQRDDPLVMLSVGLLLWGLSALDLVVTLPEIAFALGVMFALGYASYALGTASVPGMLTGVLLGMLTIVLGGLGWFAPLIAFFGIGALSTKFKYEAKQERGVAEDNDGARGTGNVLGNAAVALVAVVGYAASPQLPVPALADLFVFAFAGSLAAAMSDTLSSEIGGLYDQPRLITTFERVPPGTDGGVTWQGEIAGVVGAGLIALIAVGLLSVSPLGALVVAAGGVGGMTVDSILGATLEGDRVGNEAVNFAATLSGAVVSVLLALLLLPAGP; from the coding sequence GTGACATCGAGAGTCCGGCGTGCCGGGGGATTCGCCCTCGTCGGCACCCTCGCGCTCGCGGCCCCGGCGCTCGGGGCGGCGGCGGCGGCCCCCTTCGTCGCCGTGGCGCTCCTCGCGGCGTTCGTGGTCACGGAGGGGCGACTGTTCGAGTTGTTCGCCCGCCCCGGCGACCACGAGGACGGCCAGTTGAACGGGCTGGCGGGCTTCGCGCTCGCCGCGACCGGCCTGGCACTGCTGACCACCGTCCCCCGCGAGGAGTTCCGGATGCCGGCGACCGTCTTCGCGACGAGCGTCCTCGTGCTCTCCTACGGCAACCTCACAGAGCAGGTCGTCCGGACCCAGAGTGACGACCCCTTCCCGCGTGTCGCCGGCTTCGCCGGCGGCGGCTTCCTCGCCGGGAGCCTCGGCGGACTCGCGGTCCAGTTCGCGGAGGGGACCGCACTCACGGCACTCGACGCGCCGACCAGCGCCTTTCTCGCCGCGACGGGCGTCCTCGTGGCGGCGCTGCTCCGCACGATGCTGTTCCAGCGGGACGACCCGCTGGTGATGCTGTCGGTCGGCCTGCTGTTGTGGGGTCTGAGCGCGCTGGACCTCGTCGTGACGCTTCCGGAGATCGCCTTCGCGCTCGGCGTGATGTTCGCGCTGGGGTACGCCTCCTACGCGCTCGGGACCGCCTCGGTGCCGGGGATGCTGACCGGCGTCCTGCTGGGGATGCTGACCATCGTCCTCGGCGGTCTCGGCTGGTTCGCGCCCCTGATCGCCTTCTTCGGCATCGGCGCGCTCTCGACGAAGTTCAAGTACGAGGCGAAGCAGGAGCGGGGCGTCGCGGAGGACAACGACGGCGCACGCGGGACCGGCAACGTCCTCGGCAACGCGGCGGTCGCACTCGTCGCCGTGGTCGGCTACGCCGCCAGTCCACAGTTGCCGGTGCCGGCGCTCGCGGATCTGTTCGTGTTCGCCTTCGCCGGGTCGCTCGCGGCCGCGATGAGCGACACGCTCTCCTCGGAGATCGGCGGCCTGTACGACCAGCCGCGTCTCATCACCACCTTCGAGCGTGTCCCGCCGGGGACCGACGGGGGCGTCACGTGGCAGGGTGAGATCGCCGGCGTCGTCGGTGCGGGCCTCATCGCGCTGATCGCGGTCGGCCTGCTGTCGGTGAGTCCACTCGGCGCGCTGGTGGTCGCCGCAGGGGGCGTCGGTGGGATGACGGTCGACTCGATCCTCGGTGCGACGCTGGAAGGCGACCGGGTCGGCAACGAGGCGGTGAACTTCGCCGCCACGCTCTCCGGCGCGGTCGTCAGCGTCCTGCTCGCGCTCCTCCTGCTCCCCGCCGGCCCGTGA
- the purQ gene encoding phosphoribosylformylglycinamidine synthase I yields MTVAVVQFGGSNCDRDAVQALAHLGIDADRVWHEDGLPEETDGILLPGGFSYGDYLRAGAMAARSPIMAEVREAAENGMPVLGVCNGAQIGSESGLTAGAFTTNRSARFQCEHVHLRVERADTPWTRAYEQGEVISLPIAHGEGRFEIEADRYEAIQAEDRVLFRYCDAAGNVTESANPNGSTGNVAGVIGDRASVAVLMPHPERATLPDIGGTDGQGVLAGFEA; encoded by the coding sequence GTGACGGTCGCTGTCGTGCAGTTCGGCGGGTCGAACTGCGACCGGGACGCGGTGCAGGCGCTGGCACACCTCGGTATCGACGCCGACCGCGTCTGGCACGAGGACGGCCTCCCCGAGGAGACAGATGGGATTCTCCTGCCCGGCGGCTTCTCCTACGGCGACTACCTCCGGGCCGGCGCGATGGCCGCCCGGTCGCCGATCATGGCCGAAGTCCGCGAGGCCGCCGAGAACGGGATGCCCGTGCTGGGCGTCTGCAACGGCGCGCAGATCGGGAGCGAGTCGGGGCTGACGGCCGGCGCGTTCACCACCAACCGGAGCGCACGCTTCCAGTGTGAACACGTCCACCTGCGGGTCGAACGCGCGGACACGCCGTGGACGCGGGCCTACGAGCAGGGCGAGGTGATCTCCCTGCCCATCGCACACGGTGAGGGTCGGTTCGAGATCGAGGCGGATCGCTACGAGGCGATCCAGGCCGAGGACCGCGTGTTGTTCCGGTACTGCGATGCGGCGGGGAACGTCACCGAGTCGGCGAACCCGAACGGGTCGACCGGGAACGTCGCGGGCGTGATCGGCGACCGAGCGAGTGTGGCGGTGTTGATGCCACACCCCGAGCGCGCGACCCTGCCGGATATCGGCGGCACCGACGGGCAGGGCGTCCTCGCCGGCTTCGAGGCGTAA
- a CDS encoding undecaprenyl diphosphate synthase family protein → MGLYDTYLGVRDRLHSADPPRHVAVVITERDLLEQGAYETLSAFFGWAFEYGAERVTVSVSVLDEAVVPTLERELREVDAPREVAVRGPDDTEQADAPIQISIGLGGKAEFAEAVKSVAREVEAGRLEPDDITEADVEERLVFPDEPDLVVKTGAERLSDFMIWQSVYSELYFTDVNWRDFRKRDYLRAVLDFKDRQRRFGR, encoded by the coding sequence GTGGGCCTGTACGACACCTACCTCGGCGTCCGGGACCGCCTCCACTCGGCCGACCCGCCGCGTCACGTCGCGGTGGTCATCACCGAGCGCGACCTGCTGGAACAGGGTGCCTACGAGACGCTCTCGGCGTTCTTCGGCTGGGCGTTCGAGTACGGCGCGGAGCGCGTCACGGTCTCGGTGTCGGTACTGGACGAGGCCGTCGTCCCCACCTTGGAGCGCGAACTGCGGGAGGTGGACGCCCCCCGCGAGGTCGCGGTGCGTGGCCCGGACGACACCGAACAGGCCGACGCGCCCATCCAGATCAGTATCGGCCTCGGCGGGAAGGCGGAGTTCGCGGAGGCCGTGAAGTCGGTCGCCCGCGAGGTGGAGGCCGGGCGGTTGGAACCAGACGACATCACCGAGGCCGACGTGGAGGAGCGACTGGTGTTTCCCGACGAACCGGATCTGGTGGTGAAGACCGGTGCCGAACGGTTGTCTGACTTCATGATCTGGCAGTCGGTCTACTCGGAACTGTACTTCACCGACGTGAACTGGCGCGACTTCCGGAAGCGGGACTACCTCCGGGCCGTGTTGGACTTCAAGGACCGACAGCGACGATTCGGGCGATAA
- a CDS encoding formyltetrahydrofolate deformylase codes for MTREYTQITVIGDDKTGIVAKFTTLLFERGINIEDIDQAVREGLFRMTLHADTAEMVCSKETLQEALDDLGDEMGVDVQVRFPSDRETQGIAVLVTKESHCLEALFQAWASGDFDADISVVIGNHPKLQPLAAHYDVPFHDIGDEKGSPDEDELLDLLAEYDADLIVLARYMRILSPNVVFRYEDRIINIHPSLLPSFPGAAAYRQAKEEGVRIGGVTAHYVTTDLDQGPIIAQRAFNIPDDASVDEIKELGQPLEAEALVEAIKLHLDDAVTIHRGRTSYRDGVDPERYQLGMAEAIESANPDRPIDGMGDVMEGRDDESESEQTDEADSPEATTDD; via the coding sequence ATGACGCGCGAGTACACCCAGATCACCGTTATCGGAGACGACAAGACCGGAATCGTCGCCAAGTTCACCACCCTGCTGTTCGAGCGCGGAATCAACATCGAGGACATCGACCAGGCGGTCCGCGAGGGGCTCTTCCGGATGACGCTCCACGCCGACACCGCCGAGATGGTCTGCTCGAAGGAGACCCTCCAGGAGGCGCTCGACGACCTCGGCGACGAGATGGGCGTCGACGTGCAGGTGCGGTTCCCCTCCGACCGGGAGACGCAGGGCATCGCGGTGCTCGTCACGAAGGAGTCCCACTGTCTCGAAGCACTGTTTCAGGCGTGGGCCTCCGGCGACTTCGACGCGGACATCAGCGTCGTGATCGGCAACCACCCGAAACTCCAGCCACTCGCAGCGCACTACGACGTCCCGTTCCACGACATCGGCGACGAGAAGGGGTCGCCCGACGAGGACGAACTGCTGGACCTGTTGGCCGAGTACGACGCCGACCTCATCGTCCTCGCGCGCTACATGCGCATCCTCTCGCCGAACGTCGTCTTCCGGTACGAAGACCGGATCATCAACATCCACCCGAGTCTCCTCCCGTCGTTCCCCGGTGCGGCGGCCTACCGGCAGGCGAAAGAGGAGGGGGTCCGCATCGGCGGCGTGACGGCCCACTACGTCACGACCGATCTCGATCAGGGGCCGATCATCGCCCAGCGCGCGTTCAACATCCCGGACGACGCGAGCGTCGACGAGATCAAGGAACTCGGGCAACCCCTCGAGGCCGAGGCGCTGGTCGAGGCCATCAAACTCCACCTCGACGACGCCGTGACGATCCACCGTGGGCGGACCAGCTATCGCGACGGCGTCGACCCCGAGCGCTACCAACTCGGCATGGCCGAAGCCATCGAGTCGGCGAACCCGGACCGACCGATCGACGGGATGGGCGACGTGATGGAGGGTCGTGACGACGAGAGCGAGAGCGAGCAGACCGACGAGGCGGACTCGCCGGAAGCGACCACGGACGACTGA